The Nitrospinota bacterium region CATGAACAATAACCGGTTCGCCTTTCAGGAGCGCGAGAGGTTTTCCTGGAAACCGCTCAGACTGATATCTTGCGGGGATTATGGCGACTACTCCACCCATTTTCATTTTTCTCCGGAGGAGCGGTTAATCATGGAGGTTACGGTTGATACCTTTGTAGCGATTTTGGTATCCACCAGAGATTTGGCCATCTATACCCTATACCGGTAGGTGTCGCGGTTACCCCCTGTATACGGGCGCTTACGACAGGTAGTGATTCTGAATTATAGAGGAAGCAGTATGGCTGTTCATCGGCAAGTATCTCCTGAATGCGGTAGTAGGCGGTTTTTCTCTCTTCCTGAACGAAGGTGCGTCTTGCTTTTTCCAGGAGAGCGTCAACCTCGTCATTTTTATATGAGATGAAGTTAAACTCGGCCTCTTTCGTTTTTGATGAGTGCCATATGTCGTAGTTGTCCGGATCGGGTGATAGCGACCAGCCGAGTATTGTGGCGTCGAATTCTCTTTTGTTTATGAACTCCTTGATGAAGGAGGCCCACTCGATTACGCGTATATTAACGGAGATCCCAACCTGCTGCAGTCTCCTTTGGATTATCTCGGCGGTTTTCTTTCGTTCATCGTTCCCCTGATTTGTGACGATAGTGAATTCAAGCTTTTTTCCATCCTTCTCCAATATGCCGTCGTTATCGGTATCTTTCCATCCGGCTTCTGCAAGGAGACCTCTGGCTATTACGGGATTGTATTGGTATTTCTTTATGTTTGGATTATGCGGCCATGTGCCCGGCTTATATGGTCCTTCAGCCGGTTTGCCAAGCCCCAGTAAGGCGCCTTCAATTATCTCTTCCTTGTTAATGGCATGTGTGATCGCTTTTCGGACGCGAACATCCTGAAAAATTTCTCTTTTGAGATTGAAGCCAAGGTAGACATAACCGTTTGCAAGGTAACGAAACTTTTGGAAACTTTCATTAAAGGAATTTGTATTGGTCTGTTTTTTATATTGCGTTGGAGTGAGTCCCATCATATCTATCCCGTTTGCTTTCAGTTCCAGAAACTGAGTAGCGGTGTTTGGGATTATGCGGAAAACATATCTTTTAATAAATGGTTCCCCCTCAAAATAATCAGGATTTGCCTCAAGGACTATCTTCTCCTGAGTTTTCCACTCCACGAATTTGTAAGGGCCCACTCCGATAGGGTTTCTGGTCAGCTCGGATTTTGTGATGTCTTTCCCTTCGAGAAGGTGTTTGGGAAGGACAGTAAGGCTTCCCCATGATCCGAGGGCCGGAGCAAAAGGCTTTTCGTAATGAACTATGAAGGTATGATCATCCGGTGCTTCAGCTTTGGATACCTGGAGATAATCTTCCGAGTACGCGGTCGGTGTATTTTCATTGATAATTGTTTTGTAGCCGAACATGACATC contains the following coding sequences:
- a CDS encoding peptide-binding protein; protein product: MTAACQPKPAGDQNSSSSQKPDSSSIHPQLGGMLVEASIGDASNLIGMLAGDAASHSIAGLVNAGLVRYTPTWEIEGELAESFEITNGGKTITFHLRKGVRWHDGHPFTSADVMFGYKTIINENTPTAYSEDYLQVSKAEAPDDHTFIVHYEKPFAPALGSWGSLTVLPKHLLEGKDITKSELTRNPIGVGPYKFVEWKTQEKIVLEANPDYFEGEPFIKRYVFRIIPNTATQFLELKANGIDMMGLTPTQYKKQTNTNSFNESFQKFRYLANGYVYLGFNLKREIFQDVRVRKAITHAINKEEIIEGALLGLGKPAEGPYKPGTWPHNPNIKKYQYNPVIARGLLAEAGWKDTDNDGILEKDGKKLEFTIVTNQGNDERKKTAEIIQRRLQQVGISVNIRVIEWASFIKEFINKREFDATILGWSLSPDPDNYDIWHSSKTKEAEFNFISYKNDEVDALLEKARRTFVQEERKTAYYRIQEILADEQPYCFLYNSESLPVVSARIQGVTATPTGIGYRWPNLWWIPKSLQRYQP